A window of the Streptomyces sp. NBC_00250 genome harbors these coding sequences:
- a CDS encoding NADAR family protein codes for MNAIEALTQQVSRGDRVKWLHFWGHRPHPDGRLSASCLSQWWPAPFVVDGVSYATAEHWMMAAKARLFEDAEAERAALTAGTPAEAKKAGRLVRGFDDTVWARERFGIVVEGSVHKFSSDEALRAYLLGTRGRVLVEASPLDRVWGIGLAADDPRAQDPARWRGDNLLGFALMEARERLLTAA; via the coding sequence ATGAACGCGATCGAGGCACTGACACAGCAGGTCAGCAGGGGTGACCGGGTGAAGTGGCTGCACTTCTGGGGCCACCGTCCGCACCCCGACGGGCGCCTCTCGGCGAGCTGCCTGAGCCAGTGGTGGCCGGCACCCTTCGTGGTCGACGGCGTGTCGTACGCGACGGCCGAGCACTGGATGATGGCGGCCAAGGCCCGGCTCTTCGAGGACGCCGAGGCGGAGCGCGCCGCGCTGACCGCCGGTACCCCGGCGGAGGCCAAGAAGGCGGGCCGCCTGGTGCGGGGCTTCGACGACACGGTGTGGGCGCGCGAGCGCTTCGGGATCGTCGTCGAGGGAAGCGTCCACAAGTTCTCCTCGGACGAGGCCCTGCGCGCCTATCTCCTCGGCACGCGCGGCCGGGTCCTGGTGGAGGCCAGCCCGCTGGACCGCGTCTGGGGCATCGGCCTCGCGGCCGACGACCCCCGCGCCCAGGACCCCGCCCGCTGGCGCGGCGACAACCTCCTGGGCTTCGCCCTGATGGAGGCACGGGAGCGACTGCTCACGGCCGCCTGA
- a CDS encoding DUF4190 domain-containing protein yields the protein MSDNQDQSRGGYDPTDPWAPPNRDGVELSKPVTPSPSPVHDQQTVTSVPLASPGPGEVPPPPVAPGGPAATPGAYGYPAANTSGGYGYPTAPTPAASGYGYSGYPAAGGYGGQPGWQQSPSNGMGTAAMVLGIISVAGFCLWGLGTILGILALIFGIIGLKKAGRGEATNRGMAVAGIVLGAIGLLISAVFLGFLIWAATQGSSTSGDPDYEDPFASSLVVDGSR from the coding sequence ATGTCTGACAACCAAGACCAGTCGCGGGGCGGATACGACCCGACGGACCCGTGGGCTCCGCCGAACCGTGACGGGGTGGAACTGAGCAAGCCGGTGACTCCGTCGCCCTCGCCGGTGCACGACCAGCAGACCGTCACGTCCGTTCCGCTCGCGTCGCCCGGCCCCGGCGAGGTGCCGCCGCCACCGGTGGCACCCGGCGGCCCGGCGGCCACGCCCGGCGCGTACGGCTACCCGGCGGCGAACACCTCCGGCGGGTACGGCTACCCGACGGCCCCGACCCCGGCGGCCTCCGGGTACGGCTACTCCGGATACCCGGCGGCCGGCGGCTACGGCGGCCAGCCCGGCTGGCAGCAGTCCCCGTCCAACGGCATGGGGACGGCCGCGATGGTGCTCGGCATCATCTCGGTGGCGGGCTTCTGCCTGTGGGGCCTGGGCACGATCCTGGGCATCCTGGCGCTGATCTTCGGCATCATCGGCCTGAAGAAGGCCGGCCGGGGCGAGGCGACCAACCGGGGCATGGCGGTCGCGGGCATCGTGCTCGGCGCGATCGGCCTCCTGATCAGCGCCGTCTTCCTGGGCTTCCTCATCTGGGCGGCCACGCAGGGATCCTCCACCTCCGGGGACCCGGACTACGAGGACCCGTTCGCTTCGAGCCTGGTGGTCGACGGCAGCCGCTGA
- a CDS encoding adenosine deaminase codes for MTDLHPFIAGLPKAELHVHHVGSASPRIVAELAARHPDSKVPTDPEALTDYFTFTDFAHFIDVYLSVVDLVRTPEDVRLLTFEVARDMARQNIRYAELTVTPYSSTRRGIDERAFMAAIEDARKAAEAEFGTILRWCFDIPGEAGLVSAEETARLATTDGIRPEGLVSFGLGGPEIGVPRPQFKPFFDRARAAGLHSVPHAGETTGPQTIWDAIDDLGAERIGHGTSSVQDPALLAHLAEHRIALEVCPTSNIATRAVATLDEHPIRQMVDAGVLVTINSDDPPMFGTDLNNEYAVAARLLGLDERGVAALAKNAVEASFLDPAGKTRIAAEIDTYTDNWLAR; via the coding sequence ATGACCGATCTCCATCCCTTCATCGCGGGCCTTCCCAAGGCCGAGCTGCACGTCCACCACGTGGGCTCCGCCTCGCCCCGGATCGTCGCCGAGCTCGCCGCCCGGCACCCCGACTCCAAGGTCCCCACGGACCCGGAGGCGCTGACCGACTACTTCACGTTCACCGACTTCGCGCACTTCATCGACGTCTATCTGTCGGTCGTCGACCTGGTCCGCACCCCCGAGGACGTCCGGCTGCTGACCTTCGAGGTCGCCCGTGACATGGCCCGGCAGAACATCCGGTACGCCGAGCTGACCGTCACCCCTTACTCCTCCACCCGCCGGGGCATCGACGAGCGCGCCTTCATGGCGGCCATAGAGGACGCCCGCAAGGCGGCCGAGGCCGAGTTCGGCACGATCCTGCGCTGGTGCTTCGACATCCCGGGCGAGGCCGGTCTGGTCTCCGCCGAGGAGACCGCGCGCCTCGCCACCACCGACGGGATCCGCCCCGAGGGCCTCGTCTCCTTCGGCCTCGGCGGCCCGGAGATCGGCGTGCCGCGTCCGCAGTTCAAGCCGTTCTTCGACCGGGCGCGGGCGGCCGGTCTGCACTCCGTCCCGCACGCGGGCGAGACGACCGGCCCGCAGACGATCTGGGACGCGATCGACGACCTGGGCGCCGAGCGCATCGGCCACGGCACCAGCTCGGTCCAGGACCCGGCGCTCCTCGCCCACCTGGCGGAGCACCGGATCGCCCTGGAGGTCTGCCCGACCTCGAACATCGCCACCCGGGCCGTCGCCACCCTGGACGAGCACCCGATCCGGCAGATGGTCGACGCCGGCGTCCTCGTCACGATCAACAGCGACGACCCGCCGATGTTCGGCACCGACCTCAACAACGAGTACGCGGTCGCCGCCCGGCTCCTCGGCCTCGACGAGCGCGGGGTCGCCGCCCTCGCGAAGAACGCGGTGGAGGCCTCGTTCCTCGACCCGGCCGGGAAGACCCGGATCGCCGCCGAGATCGACACGTACACCGACAACTGGCTCGCGCGCTGA
- a CDS encoding glycerophosphodiester phosphodiesterase has protein sequence MEATAVVKAAEAKAPVTVVAHRGDPYRVRENTLRSIASAIERGADAVEIDVRLTKDGVPVLLHDDTLKRLWGHDRPLSALSYEQLTELTYGGVPTLREALLTAGEKRLMLDLPGGDEDSVRTIVRTVRECGAGERVYYCAGGVAMLQVRAADPAAEIALTWTSLAPPRAVLLEAVRPRWLNYRFGLVSRELTDRVHKDGLLVSAWTADTSRTMRKLIKNGVDSITTNRVDALATVLRKAQA, from the coding sequence ATGGAGGCGACCGCCGTCGTGAAAGCCGCCGAGGCCAAGGCCCCCGTCACCGTCGTGGCCCATCGCGGCGACCCGTACCGCGTCCGCGAGAACACGCTCCGCTCGATCGCCTCGGCGATCGAGCGGGGTGCGGACGCCGTCGAGATCGACGTGCGGCTGACGAAGGACGGGGTGCCCGTCCTCCTCCACGACGACACCCTGAAGCGCCTGTGGGGCCACGACCGGCCGCTCTCCGCGCTCTCGTACGAGCAGCTCACCGAGCTGACGTACGGCGGGGTCCCGACGCTGCGCGAGGCGCTGCTCACCGCCGGCGAGAAGCGGCTGATGCTGGACCTGCCCGGCGGCGACGAGGACTCGGTCCGCACCATCGTCCGTACGGTCCGCGAGTGCGGCGCCGGGGAGCGGGTGTACTACTGCGCCGGGGGCGTCGCCATGCTCCAGGTGCGGGCCGCCGACCCGGCCGCCGAGATCGCCCTGACCTGGACGTCGCTCGCCCCGCCCCGCGCGGTGCTGCTCGAAGCGGTCCGTCCCCGGTGGCTCAACTACCGCTTCGGCCTGGTGAGTCGGGAGCTGACCGACCGCGTGCACAAGGACGGGCTGCTCGTCTCGGCCTGGACCGCGGACACCTCGCGCACCATGCGTAAGCTGATCAAGAACGGGGTCGACTCGATCACCACGAACCGGGTCGACGCACTCGCCACCGTCCTGCGAAAGGCCCAGGCATGA
- a CDS encoding SAM-dependent methyltransferase, translating into MNDRIRTDIAHNARVWNYWLGGKDNYPVDRAVGDQVTGFYPSIGEVARADRAFLGRTVTHLAAEAGVRQFLDIGTGLPTADNTHEVAQRTAPDARIVYVDNDPIVLTHARALLTSAPEGITEYVDADAHDPEKILAAAGATLDLSRPVAVMMLGILNFVLDTDEARSIVRTLMAAVPSGSHLVLTHPTLEPELGGEGNKAAMAFWNENATPPITARSRAEFASFFDGLDLLEPGIVSCARWRAASEEAYTVAQFGAVGRKP; encoded by the coding sequence ATGAACGACCGGATCCGGACCGACATCGCCCACAACGCCCGGGTGTGGAACTACTGGCTGGGCGGCAAGGACAACTATCCGGTCGACCGCGCGGTCGGCGACCAGGTCACCGGCTTCTACCCGAGCATCGGCGAAGTGGCCCGCGCGGACCGGGCGTTCCTCGGCCGCACCGTGACGCATCTCGCCGCCGAGGCGGGCGTCCGCCAGTTCCTCGACATCGGTACGGGCCTGCCGACCGCCGACAACACCCACGAGGTCGCCCAGCGGACCGCGCCCGACGCCCGGATCGTCTACGTCGACAACGACCCGATCGTCCTCACCCACGCCCGCGCGCTCCTGACCAGCGCGCCGGAGGGGATCACCGAGTACGTGGACGCCGACGCCCACGACCCGGAGAAGATCCTGGCGGCAGCCGGAGCGACGCTCGACCTGTCCCGGCCGGTCGCCGTGATGATGCTCGGCATCCTCAACTTCGTCCTGGACACCGACGAGGCACGGTCGATCGTCCGCACCCTGATGGCCGCCGTCCCCTCCGGCAGCCACCTGGTCCTCACCCACCCCACCCTGGAGCCGGAGCTCGGCGGCGAGGGCAACAAGGCCGCGATGGCCTTCTGGAACGAGAACGCCACCCCGCCGATCACCGCCCGCAGCCGCGCCGAGTTCGCCTCCTTCTTCGACGGCCTCGACCTCCTGGAGCCGGGCATCGTCTCCTGCGCGCGCTGGCGCGCCGCCTCCGAAGAGGCCTACACGGTCGCGCAGTTCGGCGCGGTGGGCCGCAAGCCGTAA
- a CDS encoding sensor histidine kinase, whose translation MDVRGDVRGRWERGRTWGAANPWAVDLGIALLVQAAMTMPFVVPRGPELEPATWPAYGLTTLTVVPLVWRRRAPIAVLLAILATSALYTLALEGPGQPLPYTGLVSVYTIALLSPAWKRLTTAGLLMVAVPASVWLNTQSARELTFSLFVFGAAYVFGRLQDARQRAHLIEAERAAARERARIAREMHDILSHAVSLMVVQAEAGPVAVRAAPERAEAAFEAISETGREAMTQLRQMLGLLREGSEGPAPREPQPDLSELPGLVQRVKASGLEVEYTTEGGVRALPAATGAGVYRIVQEALTNVVKHAGARTADVRLVHADGVLRITVTDDGRGPGPGAAARGSGGHGLTGIRERAAAHGGTATTGPGPGGRGFEVRVLLPVPTTAEVGT comes from the coding sequence ATGGACGTACGGGGGGACGTGCGCGGCCGGTGGGAGCGGGGGCGCACCTGGGGCGCGGCGAACCCGTGGGCGGTGGACCTGGGGATCGCGCTGCTCGTCCAGGCGGCGATGACCATGCCGTTCGTGGTGCCGCGCGGGCCGGAACTCGAACCGGCGACCTGGCCCGCGTACGGGCTGACGACGCTCACGGTGGTCCCGCTCGTCTGGCGGCGGCGGGCGCCGATCGCCGTACTCCTCGCGATCCTGGCGACGAGCGCGCTCTACACACTGGCGCTCGAAGGACCGGGCCAGCCGCTGCCGTACACCGGGCTCGTCAGTGTCTACACGATCGCGCTGCTCTCGCCGGCGTGGAAGCGGCTCACGACGGCAGGACTCCTGATGGTCGCGGTGCCGGCATCGGTGTGGCTCAACACCCAGTCGGCCCGTGAACTGACCTTCTCGCTCTTCGTGTTCGGTGCCGCCTACGTCTTCGGCCGGCTCCAGGACGCCCGGCAGCGGGCGCACCTGATCGAGGCGGAGCGGGCCGCCGCACGCGAACGGGCCCGGATCGCACGGGAGATGCACGACATCCTGTCGCACGCGGTGAGCCTGATGGTGGTGCAGGCGGAGGCGGGCCCGGTGGCGGTCCGGGCGGCGCCCGAGCGCGCCGAGGCGGCGTTCGAGGCGATCTCGGAGACGGGCCGCGAGGCGATGACACAGCTGCGGCAGATGCTGGGGCTGCTGCGGGAGGGTTCCGAGGGTCCGGCGCCCCGCGAGCCGCAGCCGGACCTCTCCGAACTCCCCGGGCTGGTGCAGCGGGTGAAGGCCAGCGGCCTGGAGGTGGAGTACACGACGGAGGGCGGGGTACGGGCGCTGCCCGCGGCGACCGGCGCCGGCGTCTACCGGATCGTCCAGGAGGCGCTGACGAACGTCGTCAAGCACGCGGGCGCCCGCACGGCCGACGTCCGGCTCGTCCACGCGGACGGCGTCCTGCGGATCACGGTGACGGACGACGGCCGCGGGCCCGGACCGGGGGCGGCCGCCCGCGGCTCCGGCGGCCACGGGCTGACCGGCATCCGGGAGCGGGCCGCCGCGCACGGTGGGACGGCGACGACCGGACCGGGTCCGGGCGGCCGGGGATTCGAGGTGCGGGTCCTGCTCCCCGTACCCACGACGGCGGAGGTGGGGACATGA
- a CDS encoding response regulator transcription factor: MTTIRVVVADDQELVRSGFAMILDAQPDIEVVAEAGDGAEAIEAVRRHAPDVALLDIRMPRTDGIEACRAISAESACRTVILTTFDTDAYVYEALHAGASGFLLKDVRRDDLVHAVRVVAAGESLLAPSVARRLVEQYTAGGPRRAAQGPDPRLEVLTGRERETLLLLARGLSNAEIAAELVVSDHTVKTHVGNVLAKLGLRDRIQAVICAYETGLVAAGSPPPGGDGGRGSSPASARN; the protein is encoded by the coding sequence ATGACGACGATCCGGGTGGTGGTCGCGGACGACCAGGAACTGGTCCGCAGCGGTTTCGCGATGATCCTGGACGCGCAGCCGGACATCGAGGTGGTGGCGGAGGCCGGGGACGGCGCGGAGGCGATCGAGGCGGTGCGCCGGCACGCGCCCGACGTGGCGCTGCTGGACATCCGGATGCCCCGCACCGACGGCATCGAGGCCTGCCGGGCGATCAGCGCCGAGTCGGCCTGCCGGACGGTGATCCTGACGACCTTCGACACCGACGCGTACGTGTACGAGGCGCTGCACGCCGGCGCGAGCGGCTTCCTCCTCAAGGACGTACGACGGGACGACCTGGTGCACGCGGTACGGGTGGTGGCGGCGGGCGAGTCGCTCCTCGCGCCGTCCGTGGCGCGCCGTCTGGTGGAGCAGTACACGGCGGGCGGACCCCGCAGGGCGGCCCAGGGACCCGACCCCCGCCTGGAGGTGCTGACGGGCCGGGAGCGGGAGACGCTCCTCCTTCTCGCCCGCGGTCTGTCCAACGCGGAGATCGCGGCGGAGCTGGTGGTCAGCGACCACACGGTGAAGACCCACGTGGGCAATGTGCTCGCCAAACTGGGGCTGCGCGACCGCATCCAGGCGGTGATCTGCGCGTACGAGACGGGGCTGGTCGCGGCGGGCTCTCCCCCGCCCGGGGGAGACGGGGGACGTGGCTCCTCCCCCGCGTCGGCGAGGAACTGA
- a CDS encoding serine hydrolase domain-containing protein, which produces MRKSTHALLAAALVMGVAAGPALTPAFATAPAAASTARPVSPDLSAVIAGLPRADATAALVRVGGTEGSWQGSSGVHDLTTGAPADPAARFRAGSVTKVFTAATVLQLASERRIDLDRTARSYLPELIPGRYATVTVRQLLNHTHGIPAPELAVGDTVEEWYAHRFDVHSPEAVVRSATAKPREFRPGTKQHYLNIGYTIAGLIVERVTGDSYERQVERRILRPLGLRDTYLPGEAAGLVGPYNHGYQTMRLDDGTTGLRDVSVWGVTDGWAAGDLVSTTADLERFTRALFTGRVVRGPLLEEMFTLPKVADLKSGDPAAYSAGLSMKKLGGREVWGKTGGRWGYNTAIASTRDGARTLVYSVNSTDAKGQDMNPTALNLMVAAYGLPD; this is translated from the coding sequence ATGAGGAAGTCCACCCACGCGCTGCTCGCCGCCGCCCTGGTCATGGGCGTCGCGGCGGGCCCGGCCCTGACCCCGGCCTTCGCGACGGCCCCGGCGGCCGCGTCGACCGCACGGCCGGTGAGCCCGGACCTGAGCGCGGTGATCGCCGGGCTTCCCCGGGCCGACGCCACGGCCGCGCTCGTCCGGGTCGGCGGCACCGAGGGTTCCTGGCAGGGCAGTTCAGGTGTCCATGACCTGACGACCGGTGCCCCGGCGGACCCGGCCGCCCGTTTCCGCGCCGGATCGGTGACGAAGGTGTTCACGGCGGCGACCGTCCTCCAGCTGGCGTCCGAGCGCCGGATCGACCTGGACCGCACGGCCCGCTCGTACCTGCCGGAGCTGATCCCCGGCCGGTACGCCACGGTGACCGTGCGCCAGCTCCTGAACCACACCCACGGCATCCCGGCCCCCGAACTGGCCGTCGGCGACACGGTGGAGGAGTGGTACGCCCACCGCTTCGACGTCCACAGCCCGGAGGCCGTGGTCCGCTCGGCCACGGCGAAGCCGCGCGAGTTCCGGCCCGGCACGAAGCAGCACTACCTCAACATCGGTTACACGATCGCCGGTCTGATCGTGGAGCGGGTGACGGGCGACTCGTACGAGCGTCAGGTGGAGCGGCGGATCCTGCGCCCGCTGGGCCTGCGGGACACGTACCTTCCGGGTGAGGCGGCCGGGCTCGTCGGCCCGTACAACCACGGCTACCAGACCATGCGTCTCGACGACGGGACGACCGGTCTGCGTGACGTCTCCGTGTGGGGGGTGACGGACGGCTGGGCGGCCGGTGACCTGGTCTCGACCACGGCCGACCTGGAGCGGTTCACCCGGGCGCTGTTCACGGGCCGGGTGGTGCGCGGGCCGCTCCTGGAGGAGATGTTCACCCTGCCGAAGGTCGCGGACCTGAAGTCCGGCGATCCGGCCGCGTACTCCGCGGGTCTTTCGATGAAGAAGCTCGGCGGCCGCGAGGTCTGGGGCAAGACGGGCGGCCGCTGGGGGTACAACACGGCCATCGCCTCGACCCGCGACGGCGCGCGCACCCTCGTCTACAGCGTCAACTCCACCGACGCGAAGGGCCAGGACATGAACCCGACCGCCCTGAACCTCATGGTCGCGGCGTACGGCCTGCCGGACTAG
- a CDS encoding HXXEE domain-containing protein → MTTSNVNPLVGYGLFLAWAVHDAEELAFGPRWLRENLPLLRERFPGVPETVWKAAESVDEREFALAVGVMATIVGAAAAAGVRSGGRSAFYQGALNGFGLHGLVHLAQAAAVRGVTPGSVTSPLVVIPFTLWARGRLRRAGVLRPAGLRDVVTGLGVAAGATVLAHAVGRRLAPRPAGRRAVQPAVGHRPAPRF, encoded by the coding sequence GTGACCACATCGAACGTGAACCCGCTCGTCGGCTACGGGCTGTTCCTCGCCTGGGCCGTCCACGACGCCGAGGAGCTGGCCTTCGGGCCGCGATGGCTGCGGGAGAACCTGCCTCTGCTGCGCGAGCGCTTTCCCGGGGTGCCGGAGACGGTGTGGAAGGCCGCCGAGTCCGTCGACGAACGTGAATTCGCCCTCGCCGTCGGGGTGATGGCGACAATCGTCGGCGCCGCCGCCGCGGCCGGGGTCCGTTCCGGCGGCCGGTCCGCCTTCTACCAGGGGGCGTTGAACGGCTTCGGCCTGCACGGCCTCGTCCACCTCGCGCAGGCCGCCGCCGTGCGGGGGGTGACCCCCGGCTCCGTCACCTCGCCGCTCGTGGTCATCCCCTTCACCCTCTGGGCGCGTGGCCGGCTGCGCCGCGCGGGGGTGCTCCGCCCGGCCGGGCTCCGGGACGTGGTCACCGGCCTGGGGGTGGCGGCGGGCGCGACCGTCCTCGCGCACGCGGTGGGACGCCGGCTGGCGCCGCGCCCGGCGGGGCGTCGAGCGGTGCAGCCCGCGGTGGGACACCGACCGGCACCCCGTTTCTGA
- a CDS encoding polyamine ABC transporter substrate-binding protein — protein MSRRSLLRGIGGAGAASLLAAGCGVPAAYVDESERAGRDLSARDRTVDFANWPLYIDTDDEDPRKRPTLDAFRKRTGISVRYTEEINDNDEFFGKISPSLTNHQETGRDLIVVSDWMAARFVRLGWVQEMNRATQPNVAENLNPQLRSPAFDPGRLHSVPWQSGITGIAYNRRKLGRELRSTKELWADDLRGKVTLLSGLDESFALLMMGRGVDVTRWTGDDFHALCEQVEGLVRTRHIRRFTGNDYIKDLSTGDVLACQAYSGDVIQLQADNPDIEFVVPEEGAELWAESLMIPNLAQHKTNAEKLVDYYYEPEVAAELAAWVNYVCPVPAAQQVLADSGDEELVALAEDPLIFPDADMRGRLAIARDITAKERQEFTKRWNAIVGL, from the coding sequence ATGTCCCGCCGGTCCCTGCTGCGCGGCATCGGGGGTGCCGGGGCCGCGAGTCTGCTCGCCGCCGGGTGCGGGGTCCCCGCCGCGTACGTCGACGAGAGCGAGCGGGCCGGCCGCGACCTCTCCGCACGCGACCGGACGGTCGACTTCGCCAACTGGCCGCTCTACATCGACACCGATGACGAGGACCCCAGGAAGCGCCCGACCCTCGACGCCTTCCGGAAGCGCACCGGGATATCCGTCCGGTACACCGAGGAGATCAACGACAACGACGAGTTCTTCGGCAAGATCAGCCCGTCCCTGACGAACCACCAGGAGACCGGTCGCGATCTGATCGTCGTCAGCGACTGGATGGCCGCCCGTTTCGTCCGCCTGGGCTGGGTCCAGGAGATGAACCGCGCCACCCAGCCGAACGTCGCCGAGAACCTCAACCCGCAGCTCCGCTCACCCGCCTTCGACCCGGGCCGGCTGCACAGCGTGCCCTGGCAGTCCGGGATCACCGGCATCGCGTACAACCGCAGGAAGCTCGGCCGGGAACTGCGCTCCACCAAGGAGCTGTGGGCCGACGACCTGCGCGGCAAGGTCACCCTGCTGTCCGGGCTCGACGAGTCCTTCGCGCTGCTCATGATGGGCCGGGGCGTCGACGTCACCCGCTGGACCGGCGACGACTTCCACGCCCTGTGCGAGCAGGTCGAAGGCCTCGTCAGGACCCGGCACATCCGCCGCTTCACCGGCAACGACTACATCAAGGACCTGTCGACCGGCGATGTGCTGGCCTGCCAGGCGTACTCGGGCGACGTCATCCAGCTCCAGGCCGACAACCCGGACATCGAGTTCGTCGTCCCCGAGGAGGGCGCCGAACTGTGGGCCGAGTCCCTGATGATCCCCAACCTCGCGCAGCACAAGACCAACGCCGAGAAGCTCGTCGACTACTACTACGAGCCCGAGGTCGCCGCCGAACTCGCCGCCTGGGTCAACTACGTCTGCCCGGTACCGGCCGCGCAGCAGGTCCTCGCGGACTCCGGCGACGAGGAACTCGTGGCCCTCGCCGAGGACCCGCTGATCTTCCCGGACGCGGACATGCGGGGGCGGCTCGCGATCGCCCGGGACATCACGGCCAAGGAGCGTCAGGAGTTCACCAAGAGGTGGAACGCCATCGTGGGGCTGTGA
- a CDS encoding gamma-aminobutyraldehyde dehydrogenase, with product MTTELRRLRNYINGEFRDAADGRTIDVVNPATGEVYATSPLSGQADVDAAMEAAEAAFPAWRDSTPAERQKVLLKIADAFEERAEDLIAAEVLNTGKPTALVASEEVPPMVDQIRFFAGAARMLEGRSAGEYMEGMTSIVRREPVGVCAQVAPWNYPMMMAVWKFAPALAAGNTVVLKPSDTTPASTVLMAEIIGQIVPKGVFNVICGDRETGKAMVEHPTPAMASITGSVRAGMQVAESAAKDVKRVHLELGGKAPVVVFEDTDIDKAVGDISVAGFFNAGQDCTAATRVLVHESIHDEFVAALAKAAAETKTGQPDDEDVLYGPLNNANQLKQVTGFIERLPAHAKVEAGGHRVGDKGYFYAPTVVSGLKQDDEIVQNEVFGPVITVQSFTDEAQALAFANDVEYALASSVWTKDHARAMRMSKALDFGCVWINTHIPLVAEMPHGGYKKSGYGKDLSAYGFEDYTRIKHVMTSLS from the coding sequence GTGACCACCGAGCTGCGCCGGCTGCGTAACTACATCAACGGGGAGTTCCGCGACGCGGCCGACGGCCGCACCATCGACGTGGTCAACCCGGCCACCGGCGAGGTGTACGCCACCTCCCCGCTCTCGGGGCAGGCCGACGTCGACGCCGCCATGGAGGCCGCCGAGGCCGCCTTCCCCGCCTGGCGTGACAGCACCCCGGCCGAGCGCCAGAAGGTGCTCCTCAAGATCGCCGACGCCTTCGAGGAGCGCGCCGAGGACCTCATCGCCGCCGAGGTGCTCAACACCGGCAAGCCGACCGCCCTCGTCGCGAGCGAGGAGGTACCGCCGATGGTGGACCAGATCCGCTTCTTCGCCGGTGCCGCCCGCATGCTCGAAGGCCGCTCGGCCGGCGAGTACATGGAGGGCATGACCTCCATCGTCCGCCGCGAGCCCGTGGGCGTCTGCGCCCAGGTCGCGCCGTGGAACTACCCGATGATGATGGCCGTGTGGAAGTTCGCCCCGGCGCTCGCCGCGGGCAACACCGTCGTCCTCAAGCCCTCGGACACGACCCCCGCGTCGACCGTCCTGATGGCCGAGATCATCGGGCAGATCGTCCCCAAGGGCGTCTTCAACGTCATCTGCGGCGACCGCGAGACCGGCAAGGCCATGGTCGAGCACCCGACCCCGGCGATGGCCTCCATCACCGGCTCGGTCCGCGCCGGCATGCAGGTCGCCGAGTCTGCGGCCAAGGACGTCAAGCGCGTCCACCTGGAGCTGGGCGGCAAGGCGCCGGTCGTCGTCTTCGAGGACACCGACATCGACAAGGCCGTCGGGGACATCTCCGTCGCGGGCTTCTTCAACGCCGGCCAGGACTGTACGGCCGCCACCCGCGTCCTCGTCCACGAGTCCATCCACGACGAGTTCGTCGCCGCGCTCGCCAAGGCGGCCGCCGAGACCAAGACCGGTCAGCCGGACGACGAGGACGTGCTGTACGGCCCGCTCAACAACGCCAACCAGCTGAAGCAGGTCACCGGCTTCATCGAGCGCCTCCCGGCCCACGCCAAGGTCGAGGCCGGCGGTCACCGCGTCGGCGACAAGGGCTACTTCTACGCCCCGACCGTCGTCTCCGGCCTCAAGCAGGACGACGAGATCGTCCAGAACGAGGTCTTCGGCCCGGTCATCACGGTCCAGTCCTTCACGGACGAGGCCCAGGCCCTCGCGTTCGCCAACGACGTCGAGTACGCCCTCGCCTCCTCCGTCTGGACCAAGGACCACGCGCGCGCGATGCGCATGTCCAAGGCCCTCGACTTCGGTTGCGTGTGGATCAACACCCACATCCCGCTCGTCGCCGAGATGCCCCACGGCGGCTACAAGAAGTCCGGCTACGGCAAGGACCTCTCCGCGTACGGCTTCGAGGACTACACGCGCATCAAGCACGTCATGACCTCCCTGAGCTGA
- a CDS encoding Lrp/AsnC family transcriptional regulator, whose protein sequence is MHSEVVASRSTDSRTGTGSSPTIDAVSLAIIEQLQEDGRRPYAAIGKAVGLSEAAVRQRVQKLLDQGVMQIVAVTDPLTVGFRRQAMVGINVEGDLDPVAEALTGMAECEYVVMTAGSFDLMVEVVCEDDDHLLDVINKRIRTLPGVRSTESFVYLKLKKQTYMWGTR, encoded by the coding sequence GTGCACAGTGAAGTCGTGGCCAGTCGAAGCACAGACTCCAGAACCGGAACCGGTTCGTCCCCGACGATCGACGCCGTCTCCCTGGCGATCATCGAACAGCTCCAAGAGGACGGTCGCCGTCCCTACGCGGCGATAGGCAAGGCCGTAGGCCTCTCCGAAGCGGCCGTGCGGCAGCGCGTCCAGAAGCTGCTCGATCAGGGCGTCATGCAGATCGTCGCCGTCACCGACCCGCTCACCGTGGGTTTCCGGCGGCAGGCGATGGTCGGCATCAACGTCGAGGGTGACCTTGATCCGGTTGCGGAAGCCCTGACAGGCATGGCCGAATGCGAGTACGTGGTGATGACCGCGGGCTCGTTCGACCTGATGGTGGAGGTCGTCTGCGAGGACGACGACCACCTGCTGGATGTGATCAACAAGCGCATCCGGACTCTGCCGGGCGTCCGCTCGACCGAGAGCTTCGTCTACCTCAAGCTCAAGAAGCAGACCTATATGTGGGGAACCCGATAA